A window of Salvelinus alpinus chromosome 31, SLU_Salpinus.1, whole genome shotgun sequence contains these coding sequences:
- the LOC139561697 gene encoding cytosolic phospholipase A2 gamma-like isoform X2, producing MTEDGTRVWKSRGDQLEVKIKTGLVCCTTLYISGSVLVDSVRTMLKQTDTPETVRLSHSINDEERKYVTARKTLIKKWLKGQGIDCELEDVPNIAFLGSGGGERAAVGMLGSLHQLAQDNLLGSLLYMCGVSGTTCDPDWSLNKRCDEVIEKLKGPTVDLTKTVNRLKSRKEENQDFNLTDFWGAFIASYFMKEINTRCLSEEAHRNSTNPYPIYSAIELDCNRLDYTKEVWFEMTPHESGFSGLGAFVPTSCLGSKFEGGTLKEKRNEMDMVLLQGICGSAIADGQRNIAEVKTIINKKIWGLFGVGKKVLKSGKS from the exons ATGACAGAGGACGGGACTAGAGTGTGGAAATCAAGAGGAGATCAACTGGAGGTGAAGATTAAGACTGGACTCGTCTGCTGTACTACACTATACATCTCTG GATCTGTTTTAGTGGACTCAGTGAGAACAATGTTGAAACAAACAGATACTCCTGAG ACTGTGCGTCTGTCTCACTCCATCAATGATGAAGAGAGAAAATATGTGACGGCGAGGAAGACTCTGATTAAGAAGTGGCTGAAAGGTCAGGGTATCGACTGTGAACTG gAGGATGTTCCTAACATAGCGTTTCTGGGgtcaggtggaggagagagggcagCAGTGGGCATGCTGGGATCTCTGCATCAGCTGGCACAGGACAACCTGCTGGGCAGCCTCCTCTACATGTGTGGGGTGTCAGGCACcacctg CGATCCAGATTGGTCGCTGAATAAGCGTTGTGATGAGGTGATAGAGAAGCTGAAGGGTCCTACGGTGGACTTGACCAAGACTGTTAACCGGCTGAAGTCGAGGAAAGAAGAAAACCAGGACTTCAACCTCACTGACTTCTGGGGCGCATTCATTGCATCCTATTTCATGAAAGAG ATAAACACTCGCTGTCTCTCTGAAGAAGCTCACAGGAACAGCACCAACCCCTACCCCATTTACAGCGCCATAGAACTGGACTGCAACCGACTGGATTACACTAAAG AGGTGTGGTTTGAGATGACCCCCCACGAGAGTGGTTTCTCCGGATTGGGCGCTTTCGTCCCCACTTCCTGTCTCGGAAGCAAGTTTGAAGGCGGGACTCTGAAAGAGAAGAGGAACGAAATGGACATGGTTCTGCTGCAAG GTATCTGTGGGAGTGCCATTGCAGACGGGCAGAGGAACATTGCTGAGGTGAAGACGATTATTAACAAAAAGATCTGGGGATTATTTGGAG TTGGCAAGAAAGTTTTAAAATCAGGTAAGAGTTAA
- the LOC139561697 gene encoding cytosolic phospholipase A2 gamma-like isoform X1, with protein sequence MTEDGTRVWKSRGDQLEVKIKTGLVCCTTLYISGSVLVDSVRTMLKQTDTPETVRLSHSINDEERKYVTARKTLIKKWLKGQGIDCELEDVPNIAFLGSGGGERAAVGMLGSLHQLAQDNLLGSLLYMCGVSGTTWCMSSLYSDPDWSLNKRCDEVIEKLKGPTVDLTKTVNRLKSRKEENQDFNLTDFWGAFIASYFMKEINTRCLSEEAHRNSTNPYPIYSAIELDCNRLDYTKEVWFEMTPHESGFSGLGAFVPTSCLGSKFEGGTLKEKRNEMDMVLLQGICGSAIADGQRNIAEVKTIINKKIWGLFGVGKKVLKSGKS encoded by the exons ATGACAGAGGACGGGACTAGAGTGTGGAAATCAAGAGGAGATCAACTGGAGGTGAAGATTAAGACTGGACTCGTCTGCTGTACTACACTATACATCTCTG GATCTGTTTTAGTGGACTCAGTGAGAACAATGTTGAAACAAACAGATACTCCTGAG ACTGTGCGTCTGTCTCACTCCATCAATGATGAAGAGAGAAAATATGTGACGGCGAGGAAGACTCTGATTAAGAAGTGGCTGAAAGGTCAGGGTATCGACTGTGAACTG gAGGATGTTCCTAACATAGCGTTTCTGGGgtcaggtggaggagagagggcagCAGTGGGCATGCTGGGATCTCTGCATCAGCTGGCACAGGACAACCTGCTGGGCAGCCTCCTCTACATGTGTGGGGTGTCAGGCACcacctg gtgcatgtCATCCCTGTACAGCGATCCAGATTGGTCGCTGAATAAGCGTTGTGATGAGGTGATAGAGAAGCTGAAGGGTCCTACGGTGGACTTGACCAAGACTGTTAACCGGCTGAAGTCGAGGAAAGAAGAAAACCAGGACTTCAACCTCACTGACTTCTGGGGCGCATTCATTGCATCCTATTTCATGAAAGAG ATAAACACTCGCTGTCTCTCTGAAGAAGCTCACAGGAACAGCACCAACCCCTACCCCATTTACAGCGCCATAGAACTGGACTGCAACCGACTGGATTACACTAAAG AGGTGTGGTTTGAGATGACCCCCCACGAGAGTGGTTTCTCCGGATTGGGCGCTTTCGTCCCCACTTCCTGTCTCGGAAGCAAGTTTGAAGGCGGGACTCTGAAAGAGAAGAGGAACGAAATGGACATGGTTCTGCTGCAAG GTATCTGTGGGAGTGCCATTGCAGACGGGCAGAGGAACATTGCTGAGGTGAAGACGATTATTAACAAAAAGATCTGGGGATTATTTGGAG TTGGCAAGAAAGTTTTAAAATCAGGTAAGAGTTAA